The Pyxidicoccus xibeiensis genome includes a window with the following:
- the groL gene encoding chaperonin GroEL (60 kDa chaperone family; promotes refolding of misfolded polypeptides especially under stressful conditions; forms two stacked rings of heptamers to form a barrel-shaped 14mer; ends can be capped by GroES; misfolded proteins enter the barrel where they are refolded when GroES binds), protein MAKDILFDVRAREAILRGVNILADAVKVTLGPKGRNVVIEKSFGSPTITKDGVTVAKEIELENKFENMGAQMVKEVASKTSDVAGDGTTTATVLAQAIFREGAKLVAAGHNPMEIKRGIDKAVVTIVAELKKMAKPTKDKKEIAQVGTISANGDSTIGQIIADAMEKVGKEGVITVEEAKGLETTLDVVEGMQFDRGYLSPYFVTDPERMEAVLNDALILIHEKKISSMKDLLPVLEQVARAGKPLVIIAEEVEGEALATLVVNKIRGVLNVCAVKAPGFGDRRKAMLEDIATLTGGKMIAEDLGIKLDTLTLQDLGRAKRITVDKDNTTIVDGAGSQKDIEARVKQIRAQIEETTSDYDREKLQERLAKLVGGVAVINVGAATETEMKEKKARVEDALNATRAAVEEGVVPGGGVAFIRCLKALDGQQFTTGEKFGVDIIRRALEEPLRQIVGNGGLEGSVVVNKVKESTGPFGFNAATGAYEDLLAAGVIDPAKVSRTALQNAASVASLMLTTEAMVAERPKEEKEAPAGGGMGGMGGMGGMGM, encoded by the coding sequence ATGGCGAAGGACATTCTGTTCGATGTGCGCGCGCGCGAGGCCATTCTGCGCGGCGTCAACATCCTGGCTGACGCGGTCAAGGTCACCCTCGGCCCCAAGGGCCGCAACGTGGTCATCGAGAAGAGCTTTGGCTCGCCCACCATCACCAAGGACGGTGTGACGGTCGCCAAGGAAATCGAGCTGGAGAACAAGTTCGAGAACATGGGCGCGCAGATGGTCAAGGAGGTCGCCTCCAAGACGTCTGACGTCGCGGGTGACGGCACCACGACGGCCACCGTGCTGGCGCAGGCCATCTTCCGCGAGGGCGCGAAGCTGGTCGCCGCGGGTCACAACCCGATGGAGATCAAGCGCGGCATCGACAAGGCCGTGGTCACCATCGTCGCCGAGCTGAAGAAGATGGCGAAGCCGACGAAGGATAAGAAGGAGATTGCCCAGGTCGGCACCATCTCCGCGAACGGCGACTCCACCATCGGCCAGATCATCGCGGACGCGATGGAGAAGGTCGGCAAGGAGGGCGTCATCACGGTGGAGGAGGCCAAGGGCCTGGAGACCACCCTGGACGTGGTCGAGGGCATGCAGTTCGACCGCGGCTACCTCTCCCCGTACTTCGTGACGGACCCGGAGCGCATGGAGGCCGTCCTCAACGACGCGCTCATCCTCATCCACGAGAAGAAGATCTCGTCGATGAAGGACCTGCTGCCCGTGCTGGAGCAGGTGGCGCGCGCCGGCAAGCCGCTCGTCATCATCGCCGAGGAGGTCGAGGGCGAGGCCCTGGCCACCCTGGTGGTGAACAAGATCCGCGGCGTGCTGAACGTGTGCGCGGTGAAGGCGCCGGGCTTCGGTGACCGCCGCAAGGCCATGCTCGAGGACATCGCCACCCTGACGGGCGGCAAGATGATCGCCGAGGACCTGGGCATCAAGCTGGACACGCTGACGCTCCAGGACCTGGGCCGCGCCAAGCGCATCACGGTGGACAAGGACAACACCACCATCGTCGACGGTGCCGGCAGCCAGAAGGACATCGAGGCGCGCGTGAAGCAGATCCGCGCGCAGATCGAGGAGACCACCAGCGACTACGACCGCGAGAAGCTGCAGGAGCGGCTGGCGAAGCTGGTCGGCGGCGTGGCCGTCATCAACGTCGGCGCGGCCACCGAGACGGAGATGAAGGAGAAGAAGGCCCGCGTGGAGGACGCGCTCAATGCGACTCGCGCGGCCGTCGAGGAGGGCGTGGTGCCCGGCGGCGGCGTGGCCTTCATCCGGTGCCTCAAGGCGCTGGACGGCCAGCAGTTCACGACGGGTGAGAAGTTCGGCGTGGACATCATCCGCCGCGCGCTCGAGGAGCCCCTGCGCCAGATCGTCGGCAACGGCGGCCTGGAGGGCAGCGTGGTGGTGAACAAGGTCAAGGAGAGCACCGGTCCGTTCGGCTTCAACGCGGCCACCGGCGCCTACGAGGACCTGCTCGCCGCCGGCGTCATCGACCCGGCCAAGGTGAGCCGCACCGCGCTGCAGAACGCGGCCTCGGTCGCCTCCCTCATGCTCACCACCGAGGCGATGGTGGCGGAGCGCCCGAAGGAGGAGAAGGAGGCCCCGGCCGGCGGCGGTATGGGCGGCATGGGCGGTATGGGCGGCATGGGCATGTAG
- the grxC gene encoding glutaredoxin 3 has translation MKPVKIYTTNYCGYCVRAKDLLKRKGVDYQEVDVTGDDSMRAQLVEMSGGQRTVPQIFIGDTHVGGYSDLSRLDTEGKLDPMLA, from the coding sequence GTGAAGCCCGTGAAGATCTACACGACGAACTATTGTGGGTACTGCGTCCGCGCCAAGGACCTGCTCAAGCGCAAGGGTGTGGACTACCAGGAGGTCGACGTCACCGGGGACGACTCCATGCGCGCGCAGCTGGTGGAGATGAGCGGCGGCCAGCGCACCGTGCCGCAGATCTTCATCGGCGACACGCACGTGGGCGGCTACTCGGACCTGTCCCGCCTGGACACCGAGGGCAAGCTGGACCCGATGCTGGCCTAG
- a CDS encoding sigma 54-interacting transcriptional regulator, giving the protein MEPRPEVTQTAQTEQEGRSTRIPIHEWTVEVVAGPDKGKKVTTQDGLVRVGSDPASDLVLTDVTVSRRHAEVERSARGLLLRDTGSRNGTFLDGRQVIQAYLSSGDKIELGKTKLSVKVAPRPTEIEVAGAESFGALVGASEKMRWVFTELRRIAREDMSLLIEGETGTGKELAARAVHQHSARRHGPFKVVDCNLISEEKAERELFGGLRAGDNEDREARGVFEAARGGTLFLDEVGELPLPVQGKLLRVLETREVPSLDGQPVAVDVRVIASTHRNLEEDVRQGRFRADLYFRLAVARVRLPPLRTRREDLPALAQALSQTLRASVTLTPQTLALFEGYDWPGNVRELRNVLERGALMEETGNSSWLDFLAQPSRRAEGQAPATDVSAIVSTLPYHEAKDRVLADFERLYFAEVMRTVGFDMKAAEQRTGLSMQSLYRLLKKNGLRLKDLKNAEGLEK; this is encoded by the coding sequence ATGGAACCCAGGCCCGAGGTCACCCAGACCGCCCAGACAGAACAGGAAGGCCGCAGCACGCGGATCCCCATCCACGAGTGGACCGTGGAGGTGGTCGCCGGCCCGGACAAAGGCAAGAAGGTGACGACCCAGGACGGGCTCGTCCGCGTGGGCTCGGACCCCGCCAGCGACCTGGTCCTCACGGACGTCACGGTGAGCCGCCGCCACGCGGAGGTGGAGCGCAGCGCGCGCGGCCTGCTGCTGCGCGACACCGGCAGCCGCAACGGCACCTTCCTGGACGGCCGGCAGGTCATCCAGGCGTACCTGTCCAGCGGGGACAAGATTGAGCTGGGCAAGACGAAGCTGTCCGTGAAGGTGGCCCCGCGCCCCACGGAAATCGAGGTGGCGGGCGCCGAGTCCTTCGGCGCGCTGGTGGGCGCCTCGGAGAAGATGCGCTGGGTCTTCACGGAGCTGCGCCGCATCGCCCGCGAGGACATGAGCCTGCTCATCGAGGGTGAGACGGGCACCGGCAAGGAGCTGGCGGCGCGCGCGGTGCACCAGCACTCGGCCAGGCGGCACGGCCCCTTCAAGGTCGTGGACTGCAACCTCATCTCCGAGGAGAAGGCCGAGCGGGAGCTGTTCGGCGGCCTGCGCGCGGGGGACAACGAGGACCGCGAGGCGCGCGGCGTCTTCGAGGCCGCCCGGGGCGGCACCCTCTTCCTGGACGAGGTGGGCGAGCTGCCGCTGCCCGTGCAGGGCAAGCTCCTGCGCGTGCTGGAGACGCGCGAGGTGCCGTCGCTGGACGGGCAGCCGGTGGCGGTGGACGTGCGCGTCATCGCCTCCACGCACCGCAACCTGGAGGAGGACGTGCGCCAGGGCCGCTTCCGCGCGGACCTCTACTTCCGGCTGGCGGTGGCGCGCGTGCGCCTGCCGCCCCTGCGCACCCGGCGCGAGGACCTGCCCGCGCTGGCCCAGGCGCTCTCCCAGACGCTGCGCGCCAGCGTGACGCTCACCCCGCAGACGCTGGCCCTCTTCGAGGGCTACGACTGGCCGGGCAACGTGCGCGAGCTGCGCAACGTGCTCGAGCGCGGCGCCCTCATGGAGGAGACGGGCAACAGCAGCTGGCTGGACTTCCTCGCCCAGCCCTCGCGGCGCGCGGAGGGCCAGGCCCCCGCCACCGACGTGTCCGCCATCGTCTCCACGCTGCCGTACCACGAGGCGAAGGACAGGGTGCTGGCCGACTTCGAGCGCTTGTACTTCGCCGAGGTGATGCGCACGGTGGGCTTCGACATGAAGGCCGCCGAGCAGCGCACCGGGCTTTCCATGCAGAGCCTCTACCGACTGTTGAAGAAGAACGGGCTCCGTCTCAAGGACCTGAAGAACGCCGAGGGCCTGGAGAAGTAG
- the smc gene encoding chromosome segregation protein SMC: protein MRIKRLDITGFKSFMERSVFTFDEGVTGIVGPNGCGKSNVVDAIRWVMGEQSAKNLRGRGMEDVIFNGSENKPPLSMAEVSLTFLVDETDQLSPQYQGYSEITVTRRLFRNGDSEYLINKTLCRLLDITELFLGTGVGTKAYSIIEQGRVGLIVSSKPEDRRHLLEEAAGVTKYKARRKAAERKMEATDANLLRVTDITNELEKRLDALSRQAKKAEKYKKLKARMRDIDLHAASHRHLELLAEKQVLKSRLENLGTEERESLDRVKGLEEAITKRRAELDAEGAALQTLAAEVHALESAVQRDTQELTYGKRDLEETRARVAGARTELEGLLARQAEMAEAMAAREAELSGIAGSWKEDEVAMQVAQEELRRVSHLQTEVAMRLEQERAGLVAVAGRLANHESNLVNLARQRTDLEARRAKLQAELETLRGQESELEKVRGDVAKRVEDTRHLAAELAERKGHEEEALSRTRADFTENEIQVIALREELSDKRSRLSSLEDIQKNYDGFDRGVRAVMMRAGTVAREQGIFGLVADVISVTQRYERAVEAALGERLQHVIVESRDKGVELVEYLKGHAEGRGSFLPVPALDSLPAPLEPDFSRSGVLAHAPREVTCEDSLRPLVQLLLGDVVIVQDLATARAYSDAGGPPCTLVTLDGEVFRADGTIVGGEREGAAVGALQKKREIAELAAEVARVEERYNEILTRHYTLQKQMGHTEGVLKGLAKNQHAEEVNLASQEKDLHKAGEDLARVRERLRALESEDAQLAQTHSGLSHEEETSRGEVAHGQADREGREERVRQLVAEQESLRQRAETANADLTGLRIKVAAGSERGESARKELDSLVTQRREMETRVTRLQATVVEGGAKVEELERRTTETEGGLAQRAGEHRLAAEGLEARRAAHVTASAEVREQDTEFRELRGRVDELMQGLSQISLREREIALELEHLSAGIRERHQVELANELHRYHLLPALAPETEAELKDLRAQVEKMGEINLTAIDEHAELSKRYDFLTAQKKDLQDSIVQLKEAIQRIDATSRERFKQTFDVVNEKFQAIFPRLFGGGRASLILTSEGPNAEPGVEIVAQPPGKKLQSVNLLSGGEKALTAVGLIFGIFLIKPTPFCLLDEVDAPLDEGNVGRYNEMVKEMSKQSQFILITHNKRTMEVSNTLYGVTMEEPGISKLVSVRMRESGAANDDKVTAA, encoded by the coding sequence ATGAGAATCAAGCGGTTGGACATCACCGGCTTCAAGTCGTTCATGGAGCGGAGCGTCTTCACCTTCGACGAGGGCGTGACGGGCATCGTCGGCCCCAACGGCTGCGGCAAGTCGAACGTCGTGGACGCCATCCGCTGGGTGATGGGCGAGCAGAGCGCGAAGAACCTCCGTGGCCGTGGCATGGAGGACGTCATCTTCAACGGCTCGGAGAACAAGCCGCCGCTCTCCATGGCGGAGGTGTCGCTCACCTTCCTCGTGGACGAGACGGATCAGCTCTCGCCGCAGTACCAGGGCTACTCGGAGATCACCGTCACGCGGCGCCTGTTCCGCAACGGGGACTCGGAGTACCTCATCAACAAGACGCTGTGTCGCCTGCTGGACATCACCGAGCTGTTCCTCGGTACGGGCGTCGGCACCAAGGCCTACTCCATCATCGAGCAGGGCCGCGTGGGCCTCATCGTCTCCAGCAAGCCGGAGGACCGGCGCCACCTGCTGGAGGAGGCCGCGGGCGTCACCAAGTACAAGGCGCGCCGCAAGGCCGCCGAGCGGAAGATGGAGGCGACCGACGCCAACCTCCTGCGCGTCACGGACATCACCAACGAGCTGGAGAAGCGGCTCGACGCGCTGTCGCGCCAGGCGAAGAAGGCGGAGAAGTACAAGAAGCTCAAGGCGCGCATGCGGGACATCGACCTGCACGCGGCCAGCCACCGGCACCTGGAGCTCTTGGCGGAGAAGCAGGTCCTCAAGTCCCGCCTGGAGAACCTGGGCACCGAGGAGCGCGAGAGCCTGGACCGGGTGAAGGGCCTGGAGGAGGCAATCACCAAGCGCCGCGCGGAGCTGGACGCCGAGGGCGCCGCCCTGCAGACGCTCGCCGCCGAGGTGCACGCGCTGGAGAGCGCCGTGCAGCGCGACACCCAGGAGCTGACGTACGGCAAGCGCGACCTCGAGGAGACGCGCGCCCGCGTGGCCGGGGCGAGGACGGAGCTGGAGGGGCTCCTGGCGCGCCAGGCGGAGATGGCCGAGGCCATGGCCGCGCGCGAGGCGGAGCTGTCCGGCATCGCCGGCTCGTGGAAGGAGGACGAGGTCGCGATGCAGGTGGCGCAGGAGGAGCTGCGCCGCGTGTCGCACCTGCAGACCGAGGTGGCGATGCGCCTGGAGCAGGAGCGCGCCGGGCTCGTCGCGGTGGCCGGGCGGCTGGCCAACCACGAGAGCAACCTCGTCAACCTGGCCCGCCAGCGCACCGACTTGGAGGCCCGCCGGGCGAAGCTCCAGGCGGAGCTGGAGACGCTGCGCGGCCAGGAGTCGGAGCTGGAGAAGGTGCGCGGCGACGTGGCGAAGCGGGTGGAGGACACCCGGCACCTCGCGGCGGAGCTGGCCGAGCGCAAGGGGCACGAGGAGGAGGCGCTCAGCCGCACCCGCGCCGACTTCACGGAGAACGAAATCCAGGTCATCGCCCTGCGCGAGGAGCTGAGCGACAAGCGCAGCCGCCTGTCGTCCCTGGAGGACATCCAGAAGAACTACGACGGCTTCGACCGGGGCGTGCGCGCCGTCATGATGCGCGCGGGCACCGTGGCCCGCGAGCAGGGCATCTTCGGCCTCGTGGCCGACGTCATCTCCGTCACCCAGCGCTACGAGCGCGCGGTGGAGGCGGCCCTGGGCGAGCGGCTCCAGCACGTCATCGTCGAGAGCCGCGACAAGGGCGTGGAGCTGGTGGAGTACCTCAAGGGCCACGCGGAGGGCCGGGGCAGCTTCCTGCCGGTGCCCGCGCTGGACTCGCTGCCGGCCCCGCTGGAGCCGGACTTCAGCCGCTCCGGCGTGCTGGCCCATGCCCCGCGCGAGGTGACGTGCGAGGACTCCCTGCGGCCGCTGGTGCAGCTGCTGCTCGGGGACGTGGTCATCGTCCAGGACCTGGCCACGGCGCGCGCCTACTCGGACGCGGGCGGGCCGCCGTGCACGCTCGTCACGCTGGACGGCGAGGTGTTCCGCGCGGACGGCACCATCGTCGGCGGTGAGCGCGAGGGCGCGGCGGTGGGCGCGCTCCAGAAGAAGCGCGAAATCGCCGAGCTGGCCGCCGAGGTGGCGCGGGTGGAGGAGCGCTACAACGAAATCCTCACCCGGCACTACACGCTCCAGAAGCAGATGGGGCACACCGAGGGTGTCCTCAAGGGGCTGGCGAAGAACCAGCACGCGGAGGAAGTGAATCTCGCCAGCCAGGAGAAGGACCTGCACAAGGCCGGCGAGGACCTGGCCCGGGTGCGGGAGCGGCTGCGGGCGCTGGAGTCCGAGGACGCGCAGCTGGCGCAGACGCACAGCGGCCTGTCCCACGAGGAGGAGACGAGCCGCGGCGAGGTGGCGCATGGCCAGGCGGACCGCGAGGGCCGCGAGGAGCGCGTGCGGCAGCTGGTGGCGGAGCAGGAGTCCCTGCGCCAGCGCGCGGAGACGGCCAACGCGGACCTGACGGGGCTGCGCATCAAGGTCGCCGCGGGCAGCGAGCGCGGCGAGTCCGCGCGCAAGGAGCTCGACAGCCTGGTGACGCAGCGCCGGGAGATGGAGACCCGCGTCACCCGGCTGCAGGCCACGGTGGTGGAGGGCGGCGCGAAGGTGGAAGAGCTGGAGCGGCGCACCACGGAGACCGAGGGCGGGCTGGCCCAGCGCGCCGGGGAGCACCGGCTGGCCGCGGAGGGGCTGGAGGCCCGCCGCGCCGCGCACGTCACGGCCTCCGCCGAGGTGCGCGAGCAGGACACGGAGTTCCGCGAGCTGCGCGGCCGCGTGGACGAGCTGATGCAGGGCCTGTCGCAAATCTCCCTGCGCGAGCGGGAGATTGCCCTGGAGCTGGAGCACCTGTCGGCCGGCATCCGCGAGCGCCACCAGGTGGAGCTGGCGAACGAGCTGCACCGCTACCACCTGCTGCCCGCGCTCGCCCCGGAGACGGAGGCGGAGCTCAAGGACTTGCGCGCCCAGGTGGAGAAGATGGGGGAGATCAACCTCACCGCCATCGACGAGCACGCGGAGCTGTCCAAGCGCTACGACTTCCTCACCGCGCAGAAGAAGGACCTCCAGGACTCCATCGTCCAGCTCAAGGAGGCCATCCAGCGCATCGACGCCACCAGCCGCGAGCGCTTCAAGCAGACCTTCGACGTGGTGAACGAGAAGTTCCAGGCCATCTTCCCGCGCCTGTTCGGCGGCGGGCGGGCCAGCCTCATCCTCACCAGCGAGGGGCCCAACGCCGAGCCCGGCGTGGAAATCGTCGCCCAGCCGCCCGGCAAGAAGCTGCAGAGCGTGAATCTGCTCTCCGGTGGCGAGAAGGCCCTCACCGCCGTGGGCCTCATCTTCGGCATCTTCCTCATCAAGCCCACGCCCTTCTGCCTCCTGGACGAGGTCGACGCGCCGCTGGATGAGGGCAACGTGGGCCGCTACAACGAGATGGTGAAGGAGATGAGCAAGCAGTCGCAGTTCATCCTCATCACCCACAACAAGCGCACCATGGAGGTCTCCAACACCCTCTACGGCGTCACCATGGAGGAGCCGGGCATCTCCAAGCTCGTCAGCGTCCGCATGCGCGAGTCCGGCGCGGCCAACGACGACAAGGTCACCGCGGCGTAG
- a CDS encoding TapB family protein, producing the protein MPAVASSSACPNPYFPLEDGLKLTYRAGKSSQMELSTKDVSPVPEGLKGTVAVKLKNRQGETEATCTSEGIRTGLGGLEGTLLSASGMDVQVVSAEGVAVPAPATMVPGGTWKNSLSVKLQPPAGKTGGIRPTIATTFDKEATVVGEEEVTVAAGTFKALKVKNITTARSSRPGAQGRSMESFIWFAPGVGIIKLETAGSTDLELLKVERPEPAKAAAPNKGKAMKKAVAVKKDPKE; encoded by the coding sequence ATGCCGGCGGTTGCTTCCTCGTCGGCATGTCCCAACCCCTACTTCCCACTGGAGGACGGCCTCAAGCTCACCTACCGGGCAGGCAAGTCCTCGCAGATGGAGCTGTCCACCAAGGACGTGTCGCCCGTGCCCGAAGGGCTCAAGGGCACCGTCGCGGTGAAGCTGAAGAACCGCCAGGGCGAGACGGAGGCCACCTGTACCTCGGAGGGCATCCGCACGGGCCTGGGCGGCCTGGAGGGCACGCTGCTCTCCGCGTCCGGCATGGACGTGCAGGTGGTGAGCGCGGAAGGCGTGGCGGTGCCCGCGCCCGCGACGATGGTGCCCGGCGGGACGTGGAAGAACAGCCTCTCCGTGAAGCTCCAGCCGCCCGCGGGCAAGACGGGGGGCATCCGGCCCACCATCGCCACCACGTTCGACAAGGAGGCCACGGTGGTGGGCGAGGAGGAGGTGACGGTGGCCGCCGGCACCTTCAAGGCGCTCAAGGTGAAGAACATCACCACCGCGCGCTCCAGCCGGCCCGGCGCCCAGGGGCGCTCCATGGAGAGCTTCATCTGGTTCGCCCCCGGCGTGGGCATCATCAAGCTGGAGACCGCCGGCAGCACGGACCTGGAGCTGCTCAAGGTGGAGCGCCCGGAGCCCGCCAAGGCCGCCGCCCCCAACAAGGGCAAGGCCATGAAGAAGGCCGTGGCGGTGAAGAAGGACCCGAAGGAGTGA